From the genome of Mesorhizobium japonicum MAFF 303099, one region includes:
- a CDS encoding MarR family winged helix-turn-helix transcriptional regulator, which produces MPKDTLPGLTACNYALLRRATRKLGQFYDDVQAPSGLKATQQGLLYQIHIGDEPAMGAIAAALVMDLSALGHTLKPLIRDGFVETFADPDDRRIKRVRLTQQGLVKLDEAMKLWQVAQQRFEEVAGKEKAERLRAVLDDISALDFDLPPAT; this is translated from the coding sequence ATGCCGAAAGACACGCTGCCCGGGCTGACAGCCTGCAACTACGCCTTGCTGCGGCGCGCGACGCGCAAGCTCGGCCAGTTCTATGACGACGTGCAGGCCCCGTCCGGCCTCAAGGCCACGCAGCAAGGCCTGCTCTACCAGATCCACATCGGCGACGAACCGGCCATGGGCGCCATTGCCGCTGCCCTGGTCATGGACCTTTCGGCGCTCGGCCACACGCTGAAGCCGCTGATCCGCGACGGTTTTGTCGAGACCTTCGCCGATCCGGACGACCGCCGCATCAAGCGGGTACGGCTGACCCAGCAAGGGCTGGTCAAGCTCGATGAGGCGATGAAGCTGTGGCAGGTCGCCCAGCAACGCTTCGAAGAAGTGGCGGGTAAGGAAAAGGCGGAACGCCTGCGCGCCGTGCTGGATGACATCAGCGCGCTGGACTTTGATTTGCCGCCGGCTACCTAA
- a CDS encoding SDR family NAD(P)-dependent oxidoreductase has translation MSGQANKGTAVVTGASSGIGAIYADRLAGQGYDLVLVARRADRLEELAEKLRYAYDRKVSVISADLSDDDDVRRVEQAISADDSVTLLVNNAGLGGQQVVATADADAAERMIKVNVIALTRLTRAVLPGLLARNRGAIVNIASVLAYETSFGGIYSGTKAYVVNFTEALHREVAGTGVKVQVVLPGATRTDFWELAGSDIDQLPKEIIMSADDMVDAALVGLARGEAVTVPALADAAKLDTFLGARQAFYGSLHADKPAARYAA, from the coding sequence ATGAGTGGACAGGCAAACAAGGGCACGGCGGTCGTCACCGGCGCGTCGTCTGGCATCGGCGCGATCTATGCGGACAGGCTGGCAGGGCAGGGCTATGATCTCGTGCTGGTAGCGCGGCGCGCCGACCGGCTCGAGGAACTGGCCGAGAAGCTGCGTTACGCCTACGACCGCAAGGTCAGCGTGATCAGCGCCGATCTCTCCGACGACGATGATGTGCGCCGCGTCGAGCAGGCGATATCGGCCGACGACAGCGTGACGCTGCTGGTCAACAATGCCGGCCTTGGCGGCCAGCAGGTGGTGGCAACGGCCGACGCCGACGCGGCCGAACGCATGATCAAGGTCAATGTCATCGCCTTGACCCGTTTGACCCGTGCGGTGCTGCCGGGTCTTCTGGCGCGCAACCGCGGCGCCATCGTCAACATCGCCTCGGTGCTCGCCTATGAAACCTCGTTCGGCGGCATCTACAGCGGCACCAAGGCCTATGTCGTCAACTTCACCGAGGCGCTGCACCGCGAGGTGGCGGGTACTGGCGTGAAGGTGCAGGTGGTGCTTCCCGGCGCGACCCGGACCGATTTCTGGGAACTGGCCGGCAGCGATATCGACCAGCTTCCGAAGGAAATCATCATGTCCGCCGACGATATGGTCGATGCCGCGCTTGTCGGCCTGGCCAGGGGCGAAGCCGTCACCGTGCCGGCACTTGCCGATGCCGCCAAGCTGGACACCTTCCTCGGCGCCCGCCAGGCCTTTTACGGCAGCCT